A portion of the Megalobrama amblycephala isolate DHTTF-2021 linkage group LG23, ASM1881202v1, whole genome shotgun sequence genome contains these proteins:
- the commd5 gene encoding COMM domain-containing protein 5 isoform X2 yields MQLTVFTAANKHTRRTGRSRGRGVKMSESVSVFGGRVPAEVELLWKHLKNLKRDTFTQILRAVVDAVDGQDCCEAVREISESGFVSEESLNHVMAGLYALLKEALCLPALRQEVFNEDLRALRIPEEFLADVSSVVFGNRQTSMNVSDRHQGPSLAKLEEFKWRVDVAISTRYRSNDYFIDICRTEIALSVATLADNEMTRDLSLFKRIK; encoded by the exons ATGCAGCTAACAGTGTTTACCGCCGCCAATAAACACACGAGAAGAACAGGAAGGTCTCGAGGAAGAGGAGTGAAGATGAGTGAATCTGTGAGTGTGTTTGGAGGAAGAGTTCCTGCTGAGGTGGAGCTGCTGTGGAAACACCTGAAGAACCTGAAGAGAGACACTTTCACACAGATTCTCCGAG CTGTGGTGGACGCCGTTGATGGTCAGGACTGCTGTGAGGCCGTGAGGGAGATTTCAGAGAGCGGGTTCGTCTCGGAGGAGAGCTTGAACCATGTGATGGCGGGACTATATGCTCTTCTGAAGGAAGCTCTGTGTCTGCCTGCTTTAAGACAAGAG GTTTTTAATGAGGATCTCAGAGCTCTTCG GATTCCTGAAGAGTTCCTTGCAGACGTCTCCAGTGTTGTCTTTGGAAACAG GCAAACTTCCATGAACGTTAGTGATAGACATCAAGGGCCGAGTCTGGCAAAGTTGGAAGAGTTTAAATGGAGAGTTGATGTTGCCATTTCAACAAGGTACAGAAGTAATGATTATTTCATAGACATCTGCAGAACTGAAAT cgcgCTCTCcgtggccacattagcggataatgagatGACCCGCGATCTCTCTCTTTTCAAACGGATTAAATAA
- the gpr174 gene encoding probable G-protein coupled receptor 174, whose product MSDSNLSCNTTELQAIRDYQHHIYAVFYTVILVPGLIGNVLALWVFYAYIKETKKAVIFMINLAVADLLQVLSLPLRVYYYLNNSWPFGKIACMICFYVKYVNMYASIFFLACISVRRCRLIIQPLRYSSSKRRRDRSWSLFGWLVVCLGCLPFPLLRKNAEEDKDAKCCFAELPMRKLSMEEGISLVTAAEITGFLLPLAVVVTCTWLTAASLREKTSVPQDTGEKHKALKMVLSCAGVFLVCFVPYHITFPLDFLAKSATVSDKFRFAVLHVHPITLCLASLNCCLDPVMYYFTTDEFKRRLSRPELQESLQLQIRGSCSTNCDV is encoded by the coding sequence ATGAGTGACAGCAACCTCTCCTGCAATACCACTGAGCTACAAGCAATACGAGATTATCAGCATCATATTTATGCAGTCTTCTACACAGTCATTCTAGTTCCTGGACTGATCGGCAATGTTCTCGCGCTCTGGGTTTTTTATGCCTACATAAAGGAGACAAAGAAGGCAGTGATATTCATGATCAACCTGGCCGTCGCTGACCTGCTGCAGGTGCTATCGCTTCCTCTGCGCGTCTACTACTATTTGAACAATTCATGGCCTTTCGGTAAGATCGCTTGCATGATCTGTTTCTATGTGAAATATGTCAATATGTATGCCAGCATCTTCTTCCTGGCCTGCATCAGTGTGAGACGCTGTCGACTCATCATCCAGCCGCTGCGCTACAGCAGCTCAAAGAGACGGCGGGACCGCAGCTGGTCTTTATTCGGGTGGTTAGTGGTGTGTTTGGGATGTCTGCCGTTCCCTCTTCTACGGAAAAACGCAGAAGAAGATAAAGATGCAAAATGCTGCTTCGCCGAGCTACCCATGAGAAAACTCAGCATGGAAGAGGGAATATCCCTTGTGACAGCTGCAGAAATCACCGGATTTCTTCTTCCGCTGGCTGTAGTGGTCACCTGCACGTGGTTGACCGCAGCGAGTCTGCGTGAGAAAACTTCCGTACCGCAGGACACGGGGGAAAAGCACAAGGCGCTCAAGATGGTGTTGAGTTGTGCTGGTGTATTCCTGGTCTGTTTTGTGCCCTATCACATAACTTTCCCTTTAGACTTCTTGGCCAAATCAGCTACCGTTAGTGATAAATTTAGGTTTGCAGTCCTCCATGTTCATCCAATTACCTTGTGTCTAGCGAGTCTGAACTGCTGTCTGGATCCAGTGATGTACTACTTTACCACCGATGAGTTTAAGCGTCGCCTGTCCAGGCCAGAATTGCAAGAAAGTTTGCAGTTACAAATCAGAGGTTCTTGCTCCACAAACTGTGATGTCTGA
- the cysltr1 gene encoding cysteinyl leukotriene receptor 1 isoform X2 has translation MALDNITTTFNKTECPSIDDFRNQIYSTVYSVITVFGLMGNGFALYVLLRTYRQTSAFHIYMLNLAVSDLLCVSTLPLRVLYYINKGQWNLGDFLCRVSSYALYVNLYCSVFFMMAMSFTRFLAIVFPVQNLRLATEKKAWIVCVGIWVFICTTSSPFLLSGQHTDPKTNKTKCFEPPERSGSLEKLVMLNYFSLVVGFIIPFLVILLCYAGILRTLLRNSNGVNKQRYTRNKAIRMIVVVMLAFLVSFMPYHIQRTLHLHFKTRKDTTCEEVIYMQKSVVITLCLAAANSCFDPMLYFFSGENFRHRLSTFRRASGNMSLTHKGRHALRSSPPVEESELQCCNGSDKVG, from the coding sequence ATGGCTCTAGACAACATAACAACAACGTTTAATAAAACAGAGTGTCCATCAATCGATGACTTCCGTAACCAAATCTACTCTACTGTATACTCTGTCATCACCGTTTTCGGCCTGATGGGCAACGGCTTTGCACTGTACGTGCTCCTTCGTACCTACCGTCAGACCTCAGCCTTCCACATCTACATGCTCAACCTGGCCGTATCAGACCTGCTGTGTGTCAGCACTCTGCCCCTGCGGGTGCTCTACTACATCAACAAAGGCCAGTGGAACCTGGGAGACTTTCTCTGCCGGGTGAGTTCCTACGCGCTGTACGTGAACCTCTACTGCAGTGTCTTCTTCATGATGGCTATGAGTTTCACCCGCTTCCTAGCAATCGTGTTCCCCGTGCAGAACCTGAGGCTAGCCACTGAGAAGAAGGCATGGATCGTATGCGTGGGCATTTGGGTCTTCATTTGCACCACCAGCTCACCCTTCCTCCTCTCTGGTCAGCATACTGATCCAAAGACAAACAAAACCAAGTGTTTTGAACCACCAGAAAGGTCTGGCAGCCTAGAAAAGCTAGTCATGCTGAATTACTTTTCCCTGGTGGTGGGTTTTATTATTCCCTTCCTGGTCATCTTGCTGTGTTACGCAGGCATCTTGCGCACTCTACTCAGAAACAGTAACGGTGTGAACAAGCAGCGTTACACGCGTAACAAGGCCATCCGGATGATCGTTGTGGTGATGCTGGCTTTCTTGGTCAGTTTTATGCCCTATCATATCCAACGCACGCTGCATCTCCACTTTAAAACCCGTAAAGATACTACCTGCGAGGAGGTCATCTATATGCAGAAGTCTGTGGTCATCACCCTCTGCCTGGCTGCTGCCAACTCGTGCTTTGACCCGATGCTCTACTTTTTCTCTGGAGAGAACTTTCGACACCGCCTCTCCACCTTCCGCAGGGCTTCTGGAAACATGTCTTTAACTCACAAAGGCCGCCATGCTCTCCGAAGCTCCCCGCCTGTGGAGGAGAGTGAACTTCAGTGCTGTAATGGTTCAGACAAAGTTGGGTAG
- the commd5 gene encoding COMM domain-containing protein 5 isoform X1: MQLTVFTAANKHTRRTGRSRGRGVKMSESVSVFGGRVPAEVELLWKHLKNLKRDTFTQILRAVVDAVDGQDCCEAVREISESGFVSEESLNHVMAGLYALLKEALCLPALRQEVFNEDLRALRIPEEFLADVSSVVFGNRQTSMNVSDRHQGPSLAKLEEFKWRVDVAISTSSQARALQPSILMQMKLSDGHLYRFEVPVVKFQELRYNVSLILKEMNDTEKRSILKIQD, encoded by the exons ATGCAGCTAACAGTGTTTACCGCCGCCAATAAACACACGAGAAGAACAGGAAGGTCTCGAGGAAGAGGAGTGAAGATGAGTGAATCTGTGAGTGTGTTTGGAGGAAGAGTTCCTGCTGAGGTGGAGCTGCTGTGGAAACACCTGAAGAACCTGAAGAGAGACACTTTCACACAGATTCTCCGAG CTGTGGTGGACGCCGTTGATGGTCAGGACTGCTGTGAGGCCGTGAGGGAGATTTCAGAGAGCGGGTTCGTCTCGGAGGAGAGCTTGAACCATGTGATGGCGGGACTATATGCTCTTCTGAAGGAAGCTCTGTGTCTGCCTGCTTTAAGACAAGAG GTTTTTAATGAGGATCTCAGAGCTCTTCG GATTCCTGAAGAGTTCCTTGCAGACGTCTCCAGTGTTGTCTTTGGAAACAG GCAAACTTCCATGAACGTTAGTGATAGACATCAAGGGCCGAGTCTGGCAAAGTTGGAAGAGTTTAAATGGAGAGTTGATGTTGCCATTTCAACAAG CTCACAGGCTCGAGCGTTGCAGCCCTCCATTCTCATGCAGATGAAACTCTCAGATGGACATTTGTATCGATTTGAG GTTCCAGTTGTCAAATTCCAGGAGCTTCGGTACAATGTGTCTCTAATTTTAAAGGAAATGAATGACACAGAGAAGAGAAGTATTCTCAAAATTCAAGACTGA